TCAAAAGTAACGAAGGATAGATAAGCAAAAAATTGAAGAGGTGGAAGAGAGTTCGTACGATGTAGCGTTGGTAGAATTTGCGCTTGAAATGGTCGACGACTTCGGGACGAGAAGCCATGTGAGGAGTGATGAGGATATTGGACCAGTAATCAGCCCATCGAGCGTCGCTTTCGTAGTCGAAGGCTGCCGCCGCAATTTTCTTCAACCGCTGGGGATCTTCGCCGCCTTCCGCCATGGATGAAATcgccggagagagagagattcggattcggattcGACTTTGTTATGGGTTTTTGCTTCTTTGGTCCACTTTTCTTGTTTACTTACTAGTAGTACTAGTACCTTTGTTGACTCTCCCCAGAACGACGACGTTTTGGCGCAGCCGTTATTTGTGGACTTTATACGTTTATGGCTTAATTATGGGCTTTATAGCCCAAAAGGCCGAAATCTgtctataaatattttatactatttCTTATTCcacaaatatgattttatttattaaactaatgactttaattatggttttgagttttgacttggattttaatgattttatcgataaaaataagattttcttttactaatttaGATTTaggttataataatttttagttgTAGAAATGAGTATTTAAGGTTTTGGGTTTAGTTTGAATGTTGACTtctagttttagttttgtgatgattgagacaaaaaaaatatatatatatatatatatagagtattttagtagtaatttaaaaaaatgtagaatGTCCATCGTATAAGTTAAGTACTCCGATCCAACCTAGAAAGTTTAATTAAATATACATACAAATCCATTTATGCGTAAATTACTTAGTTATGATTagctttttctatatatgtatgtcatAGAGTATAAAACAACATCGCCAGTATCAATCATCACATATTTCAAATCCAACGAAACCCCATAATAATACAAACTTAATTAGAAAGATGTCGTCTTCCCTTCGGCTAAGAAACGCAAACACTCCGGCTCCGGAGCTCGACGAATTTTCTAATCAGCCACCGTCAGAAACAAGGATGCTCAGAAGACAGATGTCAATGTCACAGCGAGCCATGTCAAACACGCTGACGTCAGCAGCAAATCTCTCAAACCTACTCCCAACGGGAACACTCCTCGCGTTTCAACTCCTAACGCCTGTTTTCACTTCAAACGGCGTTTGCGACCATGCAACGCGTTCCCTAACCGCCGTTCTCCTCTATATGTTAGCCGCGTCTTGTTTCGTCAGCTCCTTCACCGATAGCGTCAAAGCCGACGACGGAACTATCTACTTCGGTTTCGTCACGTTCAAAGGCATGTGGGTCGTTGACTATCCTGACCCGTCCGGGTTTGGTTTACCCGATTTATCCAAATACCGGATGCGTGTCGTTGATTGGATCCACGCCACGTTGTCGGTTTTAGTGTTTGGAGCGGTTGCGTTGAGAGATAAGTATGTAACGGACTGCTTTTGTCCGTCCCCGGAAGCAGAGACGAAACATGTCTTGGACATTGTTCCGGTGGGTGTTGGGGTTATGTGTAGCttattgtttatggtttttccAACAAGACGTCACGGCATTGGGTATCTTGTTACCGGAAATGTTGATCGCCGGTGAATTTACATGTAAACAAATAAGTTCATGGTGGGTTGACTATCttcgtttgttttattgtttatttatttgtaaagtTTGATTTCATACGTTATGCATATttatataatgtaaattaataaatttatctaATCTAGCtgttgaaaattatataagcaAAAGGTCTCATTTATgtcacaaaatattataaatgtatattGTCGATATCGCTTCGTACGTCATATATAATGCATGATGTTaggaaattttattataatgaaaCCATTATATTACCGTTGTGTCAAATACGTCTTCTAAATAAATTAGTTCCCTAATTCATACTTGAACTCTAAATAATTGCATGGACCTCATGAATTTGAATATATACGTTTGACGTGTTACGTGGAAAACGTTGGCTGACTTCTAGAATGAGAATACTACATATAGTATAAGTCGTAACCAAACAGACATATAACTTTTGTTGAGAAAATTTAGATTCTACTATTTTAATCTCGTTAAATCTTTGTTTTCAACATATCTAGTAAAAAATCGTTCCATGAATCAATAGGGCCTGGTAGACACCAATGTACAAAATCATTATATAATACAACTTTATCTTCCGGTTTATGTCCAAATCTGCTCGGATGTCCATCTGGTCTTAACAACATCACTTGTGTTACATCTAGTAATCTCAAATTTAAtccttcatttttgtttttgtctcttttcgCAATGCGAAATTCATCGAGTTGAATGTTGTGTGTCTCTAGATTCATTCCTTCTAACTCTGTCTCATTGCTCCTAAACACAAAACGAAACCCAAATAGATGTTTCTGTTAGGAGGTGACGTATGGAAAAACTCAAACTAAACCACAAAATTCCTAATTCTCATTCTAGAAGAATATTATTAAATGTTGGATAAACAATGTACCTATAGGGTCGCGTTTTTAAGCAATTTCCACCTTTATCCCATTCTCCATCTTCGAAATGTGAAGGTGCAAATGTCCTTAGAAACACTTCTCCTTTAAAATCCTCTAATCCAAGAATGGTCTTAAATGTTGTTCTCAATGCTCTTCTATACGCGAAATGTGCCCCGACATTTCTAACTCCGGGAATGTAACAATACAAGCATCCTATCCGTTTTTGTTTGTCGAAAAGGAAGAGTGGTCGGAAAAACCATTGTccagaggagatgatgatgtaATCGAACTCGACGATTTGGGAAGCCCAAGAAGGGTCAGGTTCATCGAGGTATAGATTGTAAAATGAATTAGGACCTGGTTGACCGGTTTCGGTTTCTTCGGAGCGAACCAAATGGGTTGTCCAAAATGTGGCAATCGTGAAGTTGTAGGTTTTGTATTTCCATCTTTGGAAGTTAAAGTCTTGTTGTCGTGAGTCATCCTCGGGATCTTCCACCTGaagttaatattttaattaaggTGACTTTAatttgaaagtatatatatttgcatcGAGTTATTAAATTTGGTATTGTACGTTTACTCATGTTCAAAATATTGCACCGGTGTTGACACGACCATGCGAACTTTTAAAATCTTAGATCACAAAGTTGCTGAATTTGCGTTTTTAAGCTAACGTGCGGTTAGAAGTTAGTCTCTATATATAGCATTACGTTTGTATCGaataaatatgttttgaatGTTAATTTAGCACAATAGGATGACTCATAAccctatttattttttaaaactttattaatcAAGTTAAGCGACAAAAtgaagttatatttattttaattagaataaGCATATATATGAGAGAAAGGTACCTACCCGAGAGAGTAGGCAGATCAAAGACTGAACGTGGTTTCTGCTGACGGAGTCACCAACAAACGCCATGTTTTTTCCTCTAACTACCTCGAGAAACTCGTAAGGATCAAACAAAGGGAGATCACAATCTTTTGGTTTCCATCTCCATTTCATGAAACCTAAATCAGGTCTTCCATACTTCATGCAGTTTTGGTGCTCGTGTATCGCCCTGCATGTCGTGTTTGTGTAGTACGGTGCTTCAGGGTTTGGGATCCACTCGCCGGAGAATATGTCgcatttcctttttctctttttccggCGGTGCTCTTTCTTAGGAGTTTCTTGATACGATGAAATGGATTGATTGATATGCAAAGATGATGATGGCTTGGGATGATCAAACGTGTCGTCATAATCATTATCATACAACGATgctgattctgatgatgatgatgatgatgatgatgttgtgttATGatgatctgatgatgatgaattcgatatatgtttgtatattgatgttgatgatgaataaTAGAGAGGATAACCAAAAAGGAGATAAAGGACGACTGGAGCTATTGCAAGTAGAATAAGAGGCAAAATTACTAGTCCTATTCGTACCTTCGTCGTGTGAAGTTCCATCTCGCTATTCCGAGAAGAACCATgtttaaaaagaaatgaataataagaaatatttttagaaattttctatttttatttctaatggATGAGAGAGATGCTAGGAATAATTTATACTCTTGGATTAGCATCAAACAAGGTTAACTAATGGGTACTTACTAAAATATGTTTAAGTGCTACTGTAATCTAGAAACAAGTTCTAGTACACTGTACACATCTTTTATCATTTCAAGTAATATACTCAAAGTGAACGGTTTGATCCACGTTAAGAAAAAGAGGTTATTTGCCTTTATTCACgtataaaatatattgtcaAATTGGTCTAATTGTAAACTATTTCCGGAAAAGGAATTAAAGCAATTGACTTGTACATTGTAAACAGAGATCGGAACACATGAAAGAAACGTACAGTTCCAAAATTTTCAGATACAATGAAAGAAACGTACAGTTCCAATTGACTTCGTTTGGTTTAGCTAAGACTTTGATAACCTAACGGTCCTTGTAAACCGTCTTGATCTGGTCCGTTCCTTCTAGCCAAAGATGGCATCCATGGGAACAGCTTGCTCAGCTCATTTCCTAATGTCCTTGACCTCACTTCCTTATCATTTATCCCATATTTCGCCCTCTCTATCGCTTCCATTATATCTTCCCGTGCCACCGCTTCCCCGCCTGATGAAACAATCAAGAAAGTGCTAATGCAGGTTAAACCAAAAGAGCAGATATTCAAACCCCGGAAGCAACCAGATGTGGATATTTAGGGCTGATATATAAGATCACTTAAAGACTGACCTCTACGAGCAGCAAGCAATGCAGCTTCATTGACAATATTGGCCAGATCAGCACCTACGAATCCGGGAGTTAGAGAAGCAACTAAATCACATATGAGAAACGCATCTTCTTCTAGAGGGACGTCTCTCAGATGCACAGCCAAGATTTTCCGACGGCCTTCTTGGTCTGGTTCTGCAACCACAACTTTTCTAGAGAACCTTCCAGGCCGACAAAGAGCCGGGTCTAACGCTTCTGGTCGGTTAGTTGCTGCAATTACAATGACTCTTGTGTCTGACTCGAATCCATCCATCTCAGTAAGCAACTACAAAAGAAGTATATAAGTAATGGCAGCTACTACCAGACAAGAAGGTTTCTAAAGGGTCGCTTCTTTACCTGGTTTAGTGTCTGGTCACGTTCATCGTTGAAACTCCTACCACGTTTTCCTCCAACCGCATCAAGCTCATCGATAAATATTATGGAAGGTGAGTTTTTCCTGGCTGCATTAAAAAGATCTCTGATCCGTGCTGCACCTCTTCCAACAAACAATTCAACGAACTCACtagcagaaacagagaaaaatggaACTCCTGCCTCTCCAGCAACAGCCCTAGCCAACAAGGTCTTACCGGTCCCTGGTGGACCAACCAAAAGCACACCTCTAGGTAATCTTGCTCCTagttttttgtagtttatactTCCTTGAAGACATGACactatctacaaaaaaaaaagacgccAGAAGACATCAAGATTGTACtcaaactcaaatctaaaaacGTAGAAATTACAAAACACTTTTGTTACCTCCACGAGCTCGTCTTTAGCAGAATCAACACCCTCAACATCATCGAAACCAACCGTGGGATTTTTAGACCGTCGTTTCTTCGCAGGGCTGTTAGATGCTGAGAGTTGCCGATAAAGAAGCCACATAAGAGGTGTTAAAGGAATCCACAGAGATATGATTGTGATCAAAGTAGTTCTCATTGACATCAATGCAGATTGAGGAGCAGAACTATAAGTGATCCCTTTATCCCTCATTAAACTAAGAAGAAACTTCTCATCATGATCGACTTTTCTTGTCACATACTTCCACACAG
The Camelina sativa cultivar DH55 chromosome 15, Cs, whole genome shotgun sequence DNA segment above includes these coding regions:
- the LOC104744318 gene encoding probable inactive ATP-dependent zinc metalloprotease FTSHI 3, chloroplastic; its protein translation is MATFNVLCSNRFLFKGSNSIRKVSSRSSELNVCVARATTNQSISCRRLGGFLEIGESRLGVRFRGGDSRNGFTCSSEIKRLMSGSDYGDKEDGRSKRKRRRFSLRLRPRLRLVSMRLGRVDFRASMEDLRFFLKKNLKRVILSTGVAVIFGLCYLFLRLTSVPSPSTVPYSDFVTNLRGGSVSKVLLEEGSRRIYYDTNENVEAVEENVHKSKTFDESAIQTDDGSTEETVTEAVTTRKVRALPPVWKYVTRKVDHDEKFLLSLMRDKGITYSSAPQSALMSMRTTLITIISLWIPLTPLMWLLYRQLSASNSPAKKRRSKNPTVGFDDVEGVDSAKDELVEIVSCLQGSINYKKLGARLPRGVLLVGPPGTGKTLLARAVAGEAGVPFFSVSASEFVELFVGRGAARIRDLFNAARKNSPSIIFIDELDAVGGKRGRSFNDERDQTLNQLLTEMDGFESDTRVIVIAATNRPEALDPALCRPGRFSRKVVVAEPDQEGRRKILAVHLRDVPLEEDAFLICDLVASLTPGFVGADLANIVNEAALLAARRGGEAVAREDIMEAIERAKYGINDKEVRSRTLGNELSKLFPWMPSLARRNGPDQDGLQGPLGYQSLS
- the LOC104747968 gene encoding protein trichome birefringence-like 20, with product MELHTTKVRIGLVILPLILLAIAPVVLYLLFGYPLYYSSSTSIYKHISNSSSSDHHNTTSSSSSSSSESASLYDNDYDDTFDHPKPSSSLHINQSISSYQETPKKEHRRKKRKRKCDIFSGEWIPNPEAPYYTNTTCRAIHEHQNCMKYGRPDLGFMKWRWKPKDCDLPLFDPYEFLEVVRGKNMAFVGDSVSRNHVQSLICLLSRVEDPEDDSRQQDFNFQRWKYKTYNFTIATFWTTHLVRSEETETGQPGPNSFYNLYLDEPDPSWASQIVEFDYIIISSGQWFFRPLFLFDKQKRIGCLYCYIPGVRNVGAHFAYRRALRTTFKTILGLEDFKGEVFLRTFAPSHFEDGEWDKGGNCLKTRPYRSNETELEGMNLETHNIQLDEFRIAKRDKNKNEGLNLRLLDVTQVMLLRPDGHPSRFGHKPEDKVVLYNDFVHWCLPGPIDSWNDFLLDMLKTKI
- the LOC104744317 gene encoding uncharacterized protein LOC104744317, producing the protein MSSSLRLRNANTPAPELDEFSNQPPSETRMLRRQMSMSQRAMSNTLTSAANLSNLLPTGTLLAFQLLTPVFTSNGVCDHATRSLTAVLLYMLAASCFVSSFTDSVKADDGTIYFGFVTFKGMWVVDYPDPSGFGLPDLSKYRMRVVDWIHATLSVLVFGAVALRDKYVTDCFCPSPEAETKHVLDIVPVGVGVMCSLLFMVFPTRRHGIGYLVTGNVDRR